A region of the Bacillus sp. NP247 genome:
TATAACTTATCCATTGCTTGCAATGATGATTATGAGTTTCTGCCTAAGCTACTTGCACCCGCAATTTAAAGAAAAAGATGAGCGAATGAAACTCATTCGTTACAAAGGAATGTTCGTGACATTTTTTGCATTAACAGCATACTATCTTCTTTTCTCTATCGGCTTAAACTTAAAAGTAATTACACTATCTGCGGTTGAACTATTAAACATATTAATGGCACTTACGATGAGTACAGTCTTTATAGCGTTTGTTGTTTTATCGAAAAGATATTAAGATGTAAGAGAGAAAGGAAGATTAACAAATGCAAATGATGTACGCTTTTGGTATGGGGC
Encoded here:
- a CDS encoding permease encodes the protein MNYSQKYFVIMGIIFLFMSGFMVLTGVMTHSAPPAITYPLLAMMIMSFCLSYLHPQFKEKDERMKLIRYKGMFVTFFALTAYYLLFSIGLNLKVITLSAVELLNILMALTMSTVFIAFVVLSKRY